TAAAAAATATTCTCTTGTCcctaaaaagttaaatttgaatttcagcCCATTTCTTGGACACTAGGcaattctatttatatttaaacttttctaTTACTTCTTGCTGTGTATAAAGAACTTGGTGTTGATTTTCGCTAGAAGCTCAGACCTTGTTGCGCCTCAACTCTTCGCACTGACCTTGATGATACTTTTGTTTGTGAATTAAAGAGCAGCTGTCatgacatttgtttttttgcgctttcaaCGCAACTATTATGTACTCAGACCTTATATAAGGTCGCAATGTAACAATTGCAACTACCAGCGTTGCACAATTTGTGAAGCGGCATGGAATTGGTTATTATGCTGGAACTTGCCACTGGAACTAGGGCTAAGCGTTGCGTTCGATTTCACACACCGCTGGCTGTTGGGGCAGCAACAAGTGCATTCGCCATGGACTTCCGGCATTTACTGGCGTGGCCCAGCAGGCCAAGCctcagttttgtttgcttataaatgCTGCATGTTGTTGTCAAAATGCAGCCACAATTTTGACAAGCGTGCAACCTGATGGAGCTCAAAGCATATACcgtttatttgctgcaattcCTGCTACTCATAAGTGgcgtgcaactgcaacattatTACGCGCCACCGCCGTCGGCGCCAAGGCAATTATACTACGAAGCACCCCGTCTGCGTCGCTGGGAGCCCTACGCCTTGAGCAACTATGTGACACCACCTGTGGCACACTATCAGCAACAAATGCCCAACTTTCAAGTGCTGGACTACAGGCCACGCTATCATCCACTTGCCCTGgactatcagcagcagcagcagcagcagcaacaggcgccAGCAATTTATTCGCAGCACAGCATGCAGTATGCCCAACGTGCAGTAGCGCCAACAGCAGAGCTGGCCAAGTACCGTTACGAGGGCAATTATATACCTGTCCAGCAACGTACTCCACTTCCACAGCGTCGtctggaggagcagcagcaatataatGTACCACCAGCACTTTTTACCAGCGATGTGTTGCATGTGCTGCCTCCCCGAAGTCCTACGGCAAATGCAGCACCACAGCAAGGGCCACAGGTGGAGCCGCAACTGTTGCAGGCACAGCCGCGACCCCGTCGACAAGCGGGCAAATTTGAGAATAAGTCAGGAAAAGCTGCACAAGCAAAGACTCCTGACTTGACAAGCCAGCAGAAGCGGCGTAATGTGAAGGAAAAGAAATACTATCAGTAAGTTAACGTCTAAACTCAATAAGTGTCTAATGTTGATTCCTATTTGCTAAACTAAGAGTATAGAAGGTTTGCAAATCGCAGTTGAAGTAAACTTAAAAGTAcaattctttattattaaattttgatattgTTCGAAAGTGCTTATAGCATAAGTATAAGTGGACCGAACCAACTAtagcttaattttatatttaaaatatttgctccTGTTTCCACAGCGATATATTTATGCGCTTTGATGGACCCACAGCACGGAGTCATGGACATGTCTTGAGTCAGCCCAAGATACAGGAGCGACGCTTTGAGACGCAACGTGGCACAAATCGCTACAAGGGCGAGGTAGCTAACATAAATCTGCATTAAAGACTTCAAAACTTTTACTTATAACTGTAACTACCCCAGGTGATTTGGACAGATCGTCAGGGCGCACATGGCGAGCATCGCTGGGACTTGGCGCAGGGCAAACTCTAAGTCTAAAGAGataatttgcatacacttaATGTTAGCGTCCACACCAACTGACTTTCACACAttacctctctctctctctctctctttctctctctccctgCCTCTCTCTTATCGTCGCTGCTAATGTtcttatgcatttatataaaacgtgACTCTTCATAATTTTgctgtattatttatttaaagacaATGATTTGGCGTGAAATATGGAAAAGTGCAAAAGATTTGCATAAGAAAGAAGCTAGAGCAGCGCCCAGGACTTTCAAATGCCGTGTCATAGGTCCAGTGTCCGGGGAATGCCTTGGCATAGTTTCTCACGCCGCCtcatataaaaaaagtaaactgtCCGGTTACACGACTTTTTGTTAGTAAGAAGAAGAGCGCTTTGGCTATTCCTTTAACACATAAACTGGTTCTTGTGCCAATGACCCAAAATGTCCTGCAATTTACTTAGTTAcagctagacagacagacactctCGAACGTCCAACGCAATGCGGGTCATATGCAAATGGGTTTGTAAAAAGGGTTGTGCATCAGTGTCTTGTAAGTCGCTGACCCCTAAGGGGTTGCAGTTCATTTGCATAGCTCGAAGAGTAAATGTTGTTTTTCTTAAGTGACAACTGCCTGCAGGCAGATAGTGTCCAGTTGTAGCACACACCACTGACCAAGTCTCATGTGTGGCATTAACTCCAGATCAATATTAAAATCCTTtcatgtaaattaattttgtgtagAGCAGACCGCCTTATGGAACCGGTTGGCTTTCAGGTCCATCAGACGTGGTGATCTTTGGCTGATAACCCTTGGCTCGCCTTGGTTCTCACACAGAATCTAATTTATGCAAGGACATTGCAAAAGGACACTATTGCGATTGATGTGGCTGCCTCAAGGGCGCAACCGGTTTGACCAGCCCAAAGGATTCTCCTTTTCGGGTGACCACGTTGTGAGAATTTTCCAACATTAGTATGGCCTTTGTCAGCATCTCAAACTGGACAAACGAGTTGCGTGTCGCTGTTACTGTCTATCTCAAGTTTGAGGCTTTTGCCAATTGCTAGAGAAGTAAGGACATTGATTAATGCGTAGCTAaatttggtttgttttgttgtctaCAGACAATTAGGCTTGCGCTAGCCtgatgcaaaattaaaaactagtGATAGTGAGGTAAGTGTCTAGGCGATTAAAATAAGaacgcattaaaattaagcgCAGCGATGTTTGCGTGGTGGGTCACAAccgcaccccgctgtctatacgGAGAATTGAAAAGTGAATATGTGTAAAGTTATTTATCCCATTAGGCTGAAATTTCAGTCGAGAACATGCTAAAACTTGCTTGTggtgaatttgaaattttgtggGCGTAAATTGGTTTATTTCGATTTTCAAAGCGTTTCTTTAGATTTTCGGGAGCGGGAgtacctacataccaaatttggtaacTCTAGTTCATATTTGGTAACTCTAGCTGATATGATATGAGCTAGAGTTACCAAAATtaccaaaattatttttaatctgaCATAATTAATAGCTCAGtgtaataaaatgcattaaatttagaaagaataatatttgttgtatttttttttttttttttttgaaaactatttgttttgttttataatattaataaaaatctcATAAACTGATATAAGATGGAAAAAGCGAAGCactatagtatagtatatgcGTACATACATTATAACATATATGTCGGGTTAACACAATTCTCGTTGTTGGACATAATTGCCTTATTTAATATAACCGATTGTACTTGGCGAATAGTCTTGAGTTCACTGCAGCTAACTTAAGAGTGAGTGTTCCTGCCGCAAACACCTCACATGCTACCTTGCAGTTTCTGTCAAAGACCTCTCaccgtctctgtctctcgcagTGACTCAAGCATACACGCACGACAATCGTATTGTGCGTAACTCTCTCAAACTTCTAACCTGACACATCAAGCCCGTTTCGAACTATTTTGGCCACCTGGCGAATAGCCGGAACAAAGCAAAGAATCAAcgtgccaaattatttgtcataCACTGAGAACAATGATTTTAGATCCGACACGGCCATTCTGACACTAACACGTCCTCGTGtataatttctattatttcAGATGTAAACTAAAAGTCTAAGTTATATCTCCTggtttcttatttatttatttttttttttttaaatctattaACATATtctcataaatttaacattaaacCTACGTTTACAAGCAAACTTATATCTTAATTTTTATCCTCATTGCATAATCAGAttcattttaacattttatacatttgcatcttaaatattcaaaattcgACTTTAGTTATTCTCGCTATGATTTCCTTTTGATTATGAGCATTGTCTCGTCAAGGGCCCCACACGCCATGTTCCAACTTTCGTCTTTCACTTGTGCTTGCCCAATGACGCAGATATCTCAAATCTCAAAACCATACCTTCAAACTAAATATTACGAACAAACTAAACATCACATATTGTCATCCATCAATTATGCATCCGCCAGGTTATTTCCATTAGAATTTATCATCACCATCTCTATGGTCTTCCGCCACTCACAACTATTGCAACTTCATTGCAACTAATACACACTACATTTGGACAATTTCAGTCCACATCACATATCCTCTCTCACGGATATTTAACAAGTCTCAGGCGGGCACTCCAATTCACTGGGAACATAACCAACTGGCATCTTTCTCAAATCTTCAtgacaatatttatatgttcTCTTATTATGCAATGATTTTAAGATATATCTATCTCCTTCTAGCACTTCACTAACTAAAAATGGCCCTTTAAACTTTGCATCCAACTTAGTTTGATGCCTTTCTTCATTTCTTAGTAAAACAAAATCTCCAATTTTATGTTTCTCaactgttgctttgtttttatcaaaTCTGATTTTGTCATAACTAGCCTGgttgtttatgttttcaatTGCCCTAGCTCTTACATTTTCCTTGTCTACATCCATCTCTGTATCGTACGGTGGAATCAAGCCCAGAGGACGAGCCTCCTTTCCAATAAGCAACTCTAGAGGACTTGCTTTGGTTGTACGACTAACTGTGCAATTCAACGCAAGTTGTATCTCACCTAAAGCATCTTGCCAAGATCGGTGGCTTGACTCAACCGCAGACAACAGATTTTTAAGCGTGCTCATCACTCGCTCCACTTGACCATTTGCACGGCTTCCTCCGGTAGCTATAAGATGAAGCTTAACCTTCTGTGATGCACAAAATTCTGAAAATTTCCCGCTAGTAAAACATCTACCTTGATCAGCTATTATACGGATCGGCTTGCCAAACAACGATATAGACGATTTCATTTGGGCTTAAACGATATGGACGCCGCTGCACAGTTTTGTTAGGATCAATCAACCGAATGGTCATTTCACCCGTAGTAACTCTTGTGCAAGGGATTCCATCAATAAATGcagttgcataatttttaagtaatttaattaagttttcttTGTCATTACCAATCAGTTCAGtatcaatattaaatgaaagGGCAGATGGCCCAGTCACTGTACAAGCATTTACTGATTTTGActtaacaaattcaaatttatcaGGTGTCAATATAATTTCATATCCTTGACTAAGAATTTCTCTACCCATTACAATATCATTCGTGAGATGCTTATCTGGTATTACATGGAACAGAATTTCTATAATATTGTCATTAATAGAGCATTTACATAACTTTTGTAACGTACTGAAAATACCAGCGTCACCAATACCCCGTATTgtaacaatattattaatgcaCTTGCCATCAAACCTATCGGCAATACTGCTTCGAATTAAAGAACACTCTGCTCCAGAGTCAAAACAAATTGGAAAGATCTCACCTCGGTGCATCATAACTCCTTTTGGCTCAgatataaacaattgattacACTTCTTCTCGGTGAGTGATCCAGACTTAGCTGCATTGCTCGAGCACCGATTCGCAAGATGTCCAAACTGACCACATCTGTAGCAGGTTACGTTCTGCAAGACacattgctgcttattttctGGTCCAGACCGCTTGAATTTACATTCCGCCAATTTATGTCCTGGTTGCTTACATGAGTGGCACACAATTTTAGGGCGCTTGTAGTCACCACTAGTACCATCAGTGTTTACAGCACTCCTCTTTTTATCAAATGTTACAGCTT
The DNA window shown above is from Drosophila busckii strain San Diego stock center, stock number 13000-0081.31 chromosome 3L, ASM1175060v1, whole genome shotgun sequence and carries:
- the LOC108598024 gene encoding basic-leucine zipper transcription factor A — translated: MELKAYTVYLLQFLLLISGVQLQHYYAPPPSAPRQLYYEAPRLRRWEPYALSNYVTPPVAHYQQQMPNFQVLDYRPRYHPLALDYQQQQQQQQQAPAIYSQHSMQYAQRAVAPTAELAKYRYEGNYIPVQQRTPLPQRRLEEQQQYNVPPALFTSDVLHVLPPRSPTANAAPQQGPQVEPQLLQAQPRPRRQAGKFENKSGKAAQAKTPDLTSQQKRRNVKEKKYYHDIFMRFDGPTARSHGHVLSQPKIQERRFETQRGTNRYKGEVIWTDRQGAHGEHRWDLAQGKL